A stretch of Desulfurivibrio alkaliphilus AHT 2 DNA encodes these proteins:
- a CDS encoding polysaccharide biosynthesis tyrosine autokinase, whose protein sequence is MGKVHKALQRSGVINGEIPSADPPAAGHSTASVRPTTDLFKPQFEPRPPKARPSAPQDPAGKPSPAAAPAGAKPPTFAGWDERLLSAIGTASEVSEEFRRLRTQILHPAGEIDPPRTIMVVSAVPAEGKTLVSSGLAISLAQGVEEYALAIDCDLRRPALASMFGQDNDLGLADHLARGIDLGRLIRKTELAKLSLIPGGLPPANPAELLGSDRLEAMVDEVSRRYPDRYVIFDSPPLREAAETAILARLVDGVVLVVRQGRSRRDDIEQLVATIGPEKIVGVVFNAYQHNLLERKITKPYGGYYSTYRTYQENLK, encoded by the coding sequence ATGGGAAAAGTCCACAAGGCTCTGCAAAGAAGCGGTGTAATCAACGGAGAGATACCTTCTGCCGACCCGCCTGCGGCCGGTCACTCCACCGCCTCGGTCAGGCCAACGACTGATCTTTTTAAGCCACAGTTTGAGCCGCGGCCGCCCAAGGCCCGACCATCTGCCCCGCAGGACCCGGCCGGTAAACCCTCTCCTGCCGCCGCCCCCGCCGGCGCCAAACCGCCAACCTTTGCCGGCTGGGATGAAAGGCTGCTTAGTGCCATCGGCACCGCCTCGGAGGTATCGGAAGAGTTCCGGCGCCTGCGCACCCAAATTCTGCACCCCGCCGGAGAAATCGATCCGCCGCGCACCATCATGGTGGTAAGTGCGGTACCCGCCGAGGGCAAAACCCTGGTGTCCTCCGGCTTGGCCATCTCGCTGGCCCAAGGGGTGGAAGAATATGCCCTGGCCATAGACTGCGACCTGCGGCGCCCCGCCCTGGCCTCCATGTTCGGCCAGGACAACGACTTGGGGCTGGCAGATCATCTGGCCCGCGGGATAGACCTCGGCCGTCTGATCCGCAAAACCGAGCTGGCCAAACTTTCCCTTATTCCCGGCGGCCTGCCGCCGGCCAACCCGGCGGAACTGCTTGGCTCGGACCGACTTGAGGCGATGGTCGACGAGGTGTCACGGCGTTACCCGGACCGCTATGTCATCTTCGACAGCCCACCGTTGCGGGAAGCGGCGGAAACCGCCATCCTGGCCCGGCTGGTGGATGGAGTCGTCCTGGTGGTGCGGCAAGGCCGATCCCGGCGGGATGATATTGAACAACTGGTGGCTACCATCGGGCCGGAAAAAATTGTCGGGGTGGTTTTCAACGCCTACCAGCACAACCTGCTGGAGAGGAAAATTACCAAACCATACGGTGGCTATTACTCAACCTACCGGACTTACCAGGAAAACCTAAAATGA
- a CDS encoding outer membrane beta-barrel protein has translation MIINTRWQTEVAAGYIRGDFDRADDLETYTGNWQIIHRPSVRNRFTLGYGYNQTNYREDTPDYRLHSLSSGWTHHLNPHTSLTLSGGVTRLERRDQASHDHSTYALGLQRQLQRGSLSLSGSRGIDERQFSGGDEGDLVRYRQVNAAGRYQLTARLHADLTLSRRDNDYVDRPLEYRERIHEAGFGLNYRLGQNYTIATRYRFRELDTDENLGDYQVHRWFVELSGTYPLMQW, from the coding sequence GTGATCATTAACACGCGCTGGCAAACGGAGGTTGCAGCCGGTTATATCCGGGGCGATTTCGACCGGGCCGATGACCTGGAAACCTACACCGGCAATTGGCAGATCATCCACCGCCCGTCCGTGCGTAACCGCTTCACCCTGGGCTACGGTTACAACCAGACCAACTACCGGGAAGACACCCCGGACTACCGGTTGCACAGCCTCAGCAGCGGCTGGACCCATCATCTTAACCCGCACACCTCCCTAACCTTAAGCGGTGGCGTAACCAGGCTGGAACGCCGGGACCAGGCCTCGCATGACCACTCTACCTACGCCTTGGGGCTCCAGCGGCAACTGCAGCGGGGTTCACTTTCCCTAAGCGGCAGTCGCGGCATCGATGAAAGGCAGTTCAGCGGGGGGGACGAGGGCGACCTGGTCCGCTACCGGCAGGTTAACGCCGCCGGCCGTTATCAGTTAACCGCACGTCTGCACGCCGACCTCACCCTTTCACGGCGCGACAACGATTATGTGGACCGGCCACTGGAGTACCGCGAACGAATCCACGAAGCTGGTTTCGGCCTGAACTACCGCCTGGGCCAAAATTACACCATTGCCACCCGTTACCGTTTCCGGGAGCTGGACACCGACGAAAACCTTGGCGACTACCAGGTGCACCGCTGGTTTGTGGAACTAAGCGGCACCTACCCTCTTATGCAATGGTAA
- a CDS encoding PilZ domain-containing protein, with protein MINTQPITTCPYWCPNCLQRCTFAAGGLYLPLLEHTLKFCRSRHWERCPQYQRGCEALTSQAVPPPSSLDQGRRRHQRFVRRHPLTLKLKEQPGGPDPAPRTLHAQTLDISQGGMKIETKAGAPATDKISFCFGKDFPLPGFTGEARILWQSQDDKTGHHRLGLIFVGQKARWAIGESLLLA; from the coding sequence ATGATCAATACTCAACCAATAACAACCTGCCCTTACTGGTGCCCCAACTGCCTGCAACGTTGCACTTTCGCGGCAGGAGGCCTTTACCTGCCACTACTGGAGCACACGCTTAAATTCTGCCGCTCCCGGCACTGGGAAAGATGCCCCCAGTACCAGCGCGGCTGTGAAGCTTTGACTAGCCAGGCAGTCCCCCCACCCTCATCCCTGGACCAAGGCCGGCGGCGGCACCAAAGATTTGTTCGTCGCCATCCACTAACCCTGAAACTTAAGGAACAACCAGGCGGACCAGACCCTGCCCCCCGTACCCTACATGCCCAAACCCTGGACATCAGCCAGGGCGGCATGAAGATCGAAACCAAAGCCGGCGCCCCGGCGACGGATAAGATCTCTTTCTGCTTCGGCAAAGATTTTCCCTTGCCCGGCTTTACCGGTGAAGCCAGGATACTCTGGCAATCGCAAGACGACAAGACCGGCCATCACCGACTTGGCCTGATTTTTGTTGGCCAGAAAGCCCGTTGGGCCATTGGCGAGTCACTGCTGCTGGCCTGA
- the istB gene encoding IS21-like element helper ATPase IstB translates to MNPMPELIPMLKQLRLSGILDSLEARNRQAIEEKLAYTDFLAMLVQDEVARRSQRKFAMRVRRANFRNHKTLEEFDFSFNPNINRALIMDLATCRFLEEGANLLVVGPCGTGKSHIAQAIGHCAVRMGYDVLFTTQTKMLGQLHAARATNAYERRLNALAKVDLLIIDDFGLKPLRTPQDEDIHDLIGERYERRSTIITSNLDLNEWGDAFPNKLLGSATIDRIRHGAYSLLLDGKSFRAARPLPKYPKNEVAENVKKGKN, encoded by the coding sequence ATGAACCCCATGCCCGAACTGATCCCCATGCTCAAACAGTTGCGACTCTCCGGCATCCTTGATTCCCTGGAAGCCAGAAACCGCCAGGCCATCGAGGAAAAGCTGGCCTACACCGACTTCCTGGCCATGCTGGTACAGGACGAAGTCGCCCGCCGTTCCCAGCGCAAGTTCGCCATGCGTGTCCGCCGGGCCAACTTCCGTAACCACAAAACCCTGGAGGAGTTCGACTTCTCCTTCAACCCCAACATCAACCGCGCCCTGATCATGGACTTGGCCACCTGCCGTTTCCTGGAAGAGGGCGCCAACCTGCTGGTGGTCGGCCCCTGCGGCACCGGCAAGAGCCATATCGCCCAGGCCATCGGCCACTGCGCGGTCAGAATGGGCTACGATGTGCTCTTCACCACCCAGACCAAGATGCTGGGCCAACTCCACGCCGCCCGCGCCACCAACGCCTATGAACGGCGGCTTAACGCCCTGGCCAAGGTCGACCTGCTGATCATTGACGACTTTGGCCTCAAACCCCTGCGTACCCCCCAGGATGAGGATATCCATGATCTGATTGGAGAACGTTACGAGCGCCGTTCCACCATCATCACCAGCAACCTGGATCTCAACGAGTGGGGCGACGCCTTCCCCAATAAACTGCTGGGCTCGGCCACCATCGACCGCATCCGCCACGGCGCTTACTCCCTGCTCTTGGACGGCAAAAGTTTTCGAGCGGCCAGGCCGCTGCCCAAATACCCCAAAAACGAGGTTGCCGAAAACGTTAAAAAAGGCAAAAATTAA
- a CDS encoding PEP-CTERM sorting domain-containing protein, protein MNKKQKITAIALTALACGLLAGKASAAPSTETYYDTWNTFPGWEAFMGGVDSYGDPKISKMDVVYQEVAGERILDSVVIYLEDRLVWDSLFINADYDKSNGEIWDAWDYMVRDQREAGYWEKGEAGYLTDLGSDMGFYEVASDYNYTTATRPNAREGHANGIYVGDLTWVELDINDDFITYNGSELVYNFSYLYTAGLAEIILGDSYMIAYSPWCANDVIGTVPEPGTLLLFGAGLAGLVGIARRRIQL, encoded by the coding sequence ATGAACAAAAAACAAAAAATTACCGCCATAGCGCTAACAGCCCTGGCTTGCGGGCTACTGGCGGGCAAGGCTTCGGCTGCGCCCAGCACCGAAACGTATTACGACACCTGGAATACCTTCCCTGGCTGGGAAGCGTTTATGGGTGGCGTTGATTCGTACGGTGATCCGAAAATTTCAAAAATGGATGTTGTCTACCAAGAGGTAGCGGGGGAAAGGATCCTGGATTCGGTGGTGATTTATTTGGAAGATCGCCTGGTGTGGGACTCTTTGTTCATCAATGCTGATTACGACAAGTCCAATGGCGAAATATGGGATGCCTGGGATTACATGGTCAGAGATCAGAGAGAAGCCGGGTATTGGGAAAAAGGAGAGGCCGGCTACCTCACTGATCTGGGCAGTGACATGGGATTTTACGAAGTTGCCAGCGATTACAATTATACTACCGCGACCCGACCCAACGCTCGCGAGGGGCATGCCAACGGCATTTACGTCGGCGACCTGACCTGGGTGGAACTGGATATAAATGACGATTTTATCACCTATAATGGATCCGAGTTGGTTTACAATTTCTCCTATCTTTATACGGCTGGGCTGGCCGAGATAATTTTAGGTGACAGCTACATGATCGCTTACTCGCCTTGGTGTGCCAACGACGTTATCGGCACCGTTCCCGAGCCCGGCACCTTGCTGCTTTTCGGTGCCGGCCTGGCAGGGCTGGTTGGGATTGCCCGCCGGCGCATCCAGCTGTAG
- a CDS encoding ExeA family protein — MYTSYYGLHKNPFDLAPNPSAVFMSESHQEAISVLRYGVIDRKGFLLLTGDVGTGKTTLLQFFVASFGNRIRYCLISNPTLSVQDFYQTLAEELSLPSPGGSKARFLQEFKKLLADCQQRDERVILIIDEAHVLPLKLLEEVRLLANQDNGVGGVLSVFLVGQPELNQRLTDPQLLALRQRIATRYHLEPFDRDTTVAYISFRLRQAGASRFDLFTAPALSLIHKASRGVPRVINLICGQALLTGFADGRPVINVGTIRESIKDLRLPGAGRRLPLPRKSLLAPPAWLFTTRARAMLGAGLLLSLLLVGGILWQPEYLQQTKELLQAARALVRS; from the coding sequence ATGTATACATCATATTACGGCCTGCACAAAAACCCTTTCGACCTGGCGCCGAACCCCAGCGCGGTGTTCATGAGCGAATCCCACCAGGAGGCAATTTCCGTTCTGCGCTACGGGGTAATCGACCGCAAAGGGTTTCTGCTGCTCACCGGCGACGTGGGCACCGGCAAAACCACCTTGCTGCAGTTCTTCGTCGCCTCTTTTGGCAACCGGATCCGTTATTGCCTGATCAGCAACCCCACCCTGTCGGTCCAGGACTTCTACCAGACCCTGGCCGAGGAGCTCTCGCTGCCCTCACCCGGCGGCAGCAAAGCTCGCTTCCTCCAGGAGTTCAAGAAGCTGCTGGCCGACTGCCAGCAACGCGATGAGCGGGTGATTCTCATCATCGACGAGGCCCATGTCCTGCCGCTGAAGCTGCTGGAGGAAGTTCGCCTGCTCGCCAACCAGGACAACGGCGTCGGCGGCGTTTTAAGCGTCTTCCTGGTGGGGCAGCCGGAACTCAACCAGCGCCTGACCGACCCTCAGCTGCTGGCGCTAAGACAGCGCATCGCCACCCGTTATCACCTGGAACCCTTCGACCGCGACACCACCGTGGCCTATATCAGTTTCCGCCTGCGGCAGGCCGGCGCCAGCCGCTTTGATCTTTTCACCGCGCCGGCCCTCAGCCTGATTCACAAGGCCAGCCGGGGAGTGCCCCGGGTGATCAATCTTATTTGCGGCCAGGCCCTGCTCACCGGCTTTGCCGACGGCCGGCCGGTGATCAACGTGGGCACGATCCGGGAGAGCATCAAGGACCTGCGCCTGCCCGGCGCCGGGCGCCGGCTGCCCCTGCCCAGAAAAAGCCTTTTGGCCCCGCCGGCCTGGCTTTTCACCACCCGGGCCCGGGCCATGCTTGGGGCCGGGCTGCTGCTGTCATTGCTGCTGGTCGGCGGCATCCTGTGGCAGCCGGAATATTTACAGCAAACCAAAGAACTGCTCCAGGCCGCTCGGGCCCTGGTACGGTCATAA
- the istA gene encoding IS21 family transposase, translating to MFQYRQVLTQMRSVQSDRQIAKAKLMGRRKAAQLRALAQQQGWLDPAQELPDDAELAKVLALPAPGESAVPMLLPYQEQLKTWQAAGINGTTMYQALVREHGFTGSYSSVRRFLKTLKEDNPQATVMLDFAPGEAAQVDFGSGPKLLDSQTGKPFSTWVFVMTLAFSRHQYAEIVRDQKVATWLGCHRRAFEFFGGVPAKVMIDNLKAGIIKACWHDPAVNRSYAEFAEGYGFLISPCPPRQPQMKGRVESGVKYVKNNFLPLREFRSLVDANRQLKEWVLATAGNRSHGTTKQKPLVMFAEAEKAFLKPLPAVAPELAVWAEHKLHGNCHLQFDKAYYSAPFKLVHKKLWVKATETTVKIYHQHQQVAVHPRCARPGQKATCVDHLPPDAVAYLMRDPQWCLKQAGEIGPRCHHLVKRLLSHRVVDHLRAAQGVLRLAGKYGPERLEAACHRALIYDSPQYITVKTILGKGLDQQPPETEPVAAGVAYRGQGRFQRQQLFH from the coding sequence ATGTTTCAATACCGTCAAGTTCTTACCCAAATGCGGTCGGTTCAATCCGACCGCCAGATCGCCAAGGCTAAGCTGATGGGCCGCCGCAAGGCCGCGCAGTTACGGGCCTTGGCTCAGCAGCAGGGCTGGCTCGATCCCGCCCAAGAGTTGCCGGATGATGCCGAGCTGGCCAAGGTGCTCGCGCTGCCGGCCCCGGGCGAATCGGCGGTGCCGATGCTGCTGCCGTACCAGGAGCAGCTCAAGACCTGGCAGGCGGCCGGGATCAACGGCACCACCATGTACCAGGCCCTGGTGCGTGAGCATGGCTTTACCGGCAGCTACTCCTCGGTCAGACGTTTTCTTAAGACCCTCAAAGAGGACAACCCTCAAGCCACGGTAATGCTGGACTTTGCTCCCGGCGAAGCGGCCCAGGTGGACTTCGGTTCCGGCCCCAAGCTGCTTGATTCCCAGACCGGCAAGCCGTTTTCCACCTGGGTGTTCGTCATGACCCTGGCCTTCAGCCGGCACCAGTACGCCGAGATCGTCCGCGACCAGAAGGTGGCGACCTGGCTGGGTTGTCACCGCCGGGCCTTCGAGTTCTTCGGCGGGGTGCCGGCCAAGGTGATGATCGACAACCTCAAGGCCGGGATCATCAAGGCCTGCTGGCACGATCCGGCGGTGAACCGTTCCTACGCCGAGTTTGCCGAAGGTTACGGCTTTCTGATCTCGCCCTGCCCGCCGCGCCAACCCCAGATGAAGGGGCGGGTGGAATCCGGCGTCAAATACGTCAAAAACAACTTCCTGCCCTTGCGCGAGTTCCGTAGCTTGGTCGACGCCAATCGTCAGCTTAAGGAGTGGGTGCTGGCAACGGCCGGCAACCGTAGCCACGGCACCACCAAGCAAAAGCCGCTGGTCATGTTCGCCGAGGCGGAGAAGGCTTTTCTTAAACCTTTGCCCGCCGTGGCCCCGGAGTTGGCGGTTTGGGCCGAGCACAAGCTGCACGGCAACTGCCATCTCCAGTTCGACAAAGCCTACTACTCCGCCCCCTTCAAGCTGGTGCACAAAAAGCTGTGGGTCAAGGCGACGGAAACCACCGTCAAGATCTACCACCAGCATCAACAGGTGGCGGTCCATCCCCGCTGTGCCCGACCCGGCCAGAAGGCCACCTGTGTCGACCACCTACCACCGGACGCCGTCGCCTACCTGATGCGCGATCCCCAGTGGTGCCTCAAACAGGCCGGTGAGATCGGTCCCCGCTGCCACCACCTGGTCAAGCGGCTGTTGAGCCACCGGGTGGTTGATCATCTCCGGGCGGCCCAGGGGGTGCTCCGGTTGGCCGGCAAATACGGCCCGGAGCGGCTGGAAGCCGCCTGTCACCGGGCGCTGATCTACGACAGCCCCCAATACATCACGGTCAAAACCATCCTCGGCAAGGGGCTTGACCAACAGCCCCCGGAAACGGAACCGGTGGCGGCCGGCGTGGCCTACCGCGGCCAGGGCCGCTTCCAGCGCCAACAACTTTTTCACTGA
- a CDS encoding GumC family protein: protein MNEQQQQLSRAIGFLFDHLRLILFCLLIGMAAGLAWYLQKPKVYQASALLMYQQQQINPSRMSPDVQTRLQEMVNTVGQQVTSLSNLEEIIETNNLYPERRQRQPMVDVVAAMRGNISIQPQRDAAVFRVSFTGSEPRQVMLATNALAAKFVEENIRFREQRVSETLAYIRDELAIAKASLDKQEQGMRDYKLRYYNEMPEQRAANIARLNTLQTQYQNIQNNLQDLKRTQVLIQEQINLRQDILARIAEGQTGGAFPREAPPTELERIRQELQNLQDRYTDNHPDVRRLQNRLSALKAELAAIADPKDETVSDAPSAPLQPAHDTQLAQLELQLKEIEISAARLTREQEAVRQQIDLVQQWVDTTPVREAEWAALTRDYRQLQQHYENLVARSLEAESAELLEQRQRGSQFRIIESAHLPNQPFSPNFRKIMIMAAAAGLGMGLMLSYARDFMDSSFKNVQDLENFLGLSVTCTIPLLPTAREKRWARLGHVFWFIALGTGFALLGGGMVLFWLRGEIIL from the coding sequence ATGAACGAACAGCAGCAACAACTATCCCGGGCCATCGGCTTTCTTTTCGACCACTTGCGGCTCATTCTCTTTTGCCTGCTCATCGGCATGGCCGCCGGTCTCGCCTGGTACTTGCAGAAACCCAAGGTATACCAGGCCTCGGCGCTGCTCATGTACCAGCAGCAGCAAATCAACCCTTCCCGGATGTCCCCGGATGTTCAAACCCGCCTCCAGGAAATGGTCAATACCGTGGGCCAGCAGGTCACCAGCCTAAGCAATCTTGAAGAGATAATCGAGACCAACAACCTCTACCCGGAGCGGCGGCAACGCCAGCCCATGGTCGATGTGGTGGCGGCCATGCGGGGAAATATCAGTATTCAACCTCAGCGAGATGCCGCTGTTTTCCGGGTCTCCTTCACCGGCTCCGAGCCCCGACAGGTCATGCTGGCCACCAACGCCCTGGCCGCCAAATTTGTGGAGGAAAACATCCGTTTCCGGGAACAGCGGGTAAGCGAGACTTTGGCTTATATTAGAGATGAGCTGGCCATCGCCAAGGCCTCTCTGGACAAACAGGAACAAGGCATGCGCGACTACAAGCTGCGCTACTACAATGAAATGCCCGAGCAGCGAGCTGCCAATATCGCCCGCCTCAACACCCTGCAGACCCAGTACCAGAATATCCAGAACAATCTCCAAGACTTGAAACGCACCCAGGTATTAATTCAGGAACAGATTAACCTGCGCCAGGACATCCTGGCCAGGATAGCCGAAGGCCAGACCGGCGGCGCTTTTCCAAGAGAGGCTCCCCCCACTGAACTGGAAAGGATTCGCCAGGAGCTGCAAAACCTCCAGGACCGTTACACCGACAATCACCCCGACGTTCGGCGCCTGCAAAACCGTCTCAGCGCCCTGAAAGCAGAGCTTGCAGCCATCGCCGACCCGAAGGATGAAACTGTAAGTGACGCACCTTCTGCCCCCCTCCAGCCGGCACACGACACCCAGCTGGCGCAACTGGAACTGCAGCTAAAGGAAATCGAAATCAGCGCCGCCCGTCTTACCCGGGAGCAGGAAGCGGTACGGCAGCAAATTGACCTGGTCCAGCAGTGGGTGGACACAACCCCCGTTCGGGAAGCGGAATGGGCCGCCCTGACCCGCGATTACCGGCAGCTGCAGCAACATTATGAAAACCTGGTCGCCCGCAGCCTGGAGGCCGAATCCGCCGAATTGCTGGAACAGCGACAGCGCGGCAGCCAGTTCCGGATCATCGAGTCCGCCCATCTGCCCAACCAACCCTTCAGCCCCAACTTCCGCAAAATCATGATCATGGCCGCCGCCGCCGGCCTGGGAATGGGCCTGATGCTTAGCTACGCCCGGGATTTCATGGACAGCTCCTTTAAAAACGTCCAGGATCTGGAAAATTTTCTGGGGCTTTCAGTAACCTGCACCATCCCCCTGTTGCCCACCGCCCGCGAAAAAAGGTGGGCGCGGCTGGGCCATGTTTTCTGGTTCATTGCGCTGGGTACCGGCTTTGCCCTGCTGGGCGGCGGCATGGTGCTGTTCTGGCTCCGAGGCGAAATAATTCTGTAG
- a CDS encoding sigma-54 interaction domain-containing protein codes for MSSAMQQEKLKNPQSTPGPAADPGTLQQELTRARLEVERLKKNRIALFDVMLDMVFLIRDDYVIEYMNASAIRTFGDQCGRICHQALEGRHDPCPNCPVTISSAGKAAEGLFERKLGQIYVEYNYVSFQGYRNDQLVMIVMRDITARKQQEAELAQMHNDIETVLQQKIQALRESERVRQELSQEVNILKQELDRHCQQQDGMVGSSRRIQELRELTSHVADSEATILITGESGTGKELVADIIHKRSQRHNKPLFKFNCAAVSENLLESELFGYEKGAFTGATSRHRGKFETANGGTIFLDEIGDISPRMQAALLRVLQNGEIVRVGGNETIKTDARIIAATNVNLGAAVEEGRFRRDLYYRLNVINIHLPPLRERREDIVPLVTHFVTKYRAAFQKNIDYLPNGIMDRLLQHNWPGNIRELENVIKRAILLARNNIITEKEVSFESHEDGPAQDNAVPILENWMLEQPLKETLAKLEGKIMASALKQYQYNPQVVAKVLKLGKTTLYEKMKRHGLTDNGNRQNRH; via the coding sequence ATGAGCAGTGCTATGCAGCAGGAAAAACTCAAAAACCCTCAATCAACTCCCGGCCCCGCCGCTGACCCCGGCACCCTGCAACAGGAGCTGACCAGGGCCCGCCTGGAAGTGGAGCGGCTGAAAAAGAATCGAATTGCCTTGTTCGACGTGATGCTGGACATGGTTTTTTTGATTCGGGACGACTATGTGATTGAGTACATGAACGCCAGCGCCATTCGCACCTTCGGCGACCAGTGCGGCCGCATCTGCCACCAGGCCCTGGAAGGACGCCACGACCCCTGCCCCAACTGCCCGGTCACCATTTCATCGGCAGGCAAAGCGGCCGAAGGCCTTTTTGAGCGCAAACTGGGACAGATTTACGTTGAGTACAACTACGTTTCCTTTCAAGGTTACCGCAATGACCAGCTGGTGATGATCGTCATGCGTGATATCACCGCCCGCAAACAACAGGAGGCCGAACTGGCCCAGATGCACAACGACATCGAGACGGTCCTGCAGCAAAAGATCCAGGCACTACGTGAAAGCGAGCGGGTGCGGCAGGAACTGAGCCAGGAGGTCAACATCCTCAAACAGGAACTGGACCGGCACTGCCAGCAGCAGGACGGAATGGTAGGATCATCTCGCAGAATCCAGGAATTAAGGGAGTTGACCAGTCACGTGGCCGACTCCGAAGCCACCATTCTGATCACCGGGGAGTCCGGTACCGGCAAAGAGCTGGTGGCCGACATCATCCACAAGCGCAGCCAGCGACACAACAAACCGCTGTTCAAATTCAACTGTGCCGCGGTTTCCGAAAACCTGCTGGAAAGTGAGCTTTTCGGTTACGAAAAAGGGGCCTTCACCGGCGCCACTTCCCGGCACCGGGGCAAGTTCGAAACAGCCAATGGTGGAACTATATTCCTGGACGAAATAGGCGACATCAGCCCCAGAATGCAGGCGGCGCTGTTGCGGGTATTGCAAAACGGTGAAATCGTCCGGGTGGGCGGCAACGAAACGATCAAAACCGATGCCAGAATCATCGCCGCCACCAACGTCAACTTGGGCGCCGCCGTGGAAGAAGGTCGTTTCCGGCGAGACCTTTACTACCGGCTCAATGTCATCAACATTCACCTCCCACCCTTGCGAGAACGGCGGGAAGACATCGTCCCCCTGGTCACCCATTTCGTAACGAAATACCGGGCCGCTTTTCAGAAAAACATCGATTACCTGCCCAATGGGATCATGGACCGCCTTCTCCAGCACAATTGGCCGGGCAACATCCGGGAGCTGGAAAACGTCATCAAGAGGGCCATCCTGCTGGCCAGAAATAACATCATCACCGAAAAAGAAGTTTCCTTTGAGTCGCACGAGGACGGCCCAGCGCAAGACAACGCAGTGCCGATCCTTGAAAATTGGATGCTGGAACAACCACTGAAGGAAACATTGGCCAAACTGGAGGGCAAAATCATGGCTTCTGCCCTAAAGCAGTATCAGTACAACCCGCAAGTCGTGGCCAAGGTTCTCAAGCTGGGCAAAACGACGCTTTATGAAAAAATGAAACGCCACGGCCTGACCGACAACGGAAATCGACAAAACCGGCATTGA